In Agromyces archimandritae, one genomic interval encodes:
- a CDS encoding DNA helicase: MSLSRTRRKELKRLRSSAEDLWNNQQTVLEQANHVAREASRQLGNVTREEVVPRVRDGYEQYVRPAAHQARRTVENTAGGVLGSLLSIGDIAQDARVRRTVGRVAPKALPPQKKKRGFGTYLAIGAGVAAAAAVVYAVWQTFRADDELWVADDEPGSNPEG, translated from the coding sequence ATGAGCCTGTCACGCACGCGCCGGAAGGAACTCAAGCGACTGCGCAGCAGTGCCGAGGACCTCTGGAACAACCAGCAGACCGTCCTCGAGCAGGCGAATCATGTCGCCCGCGAGGCGAGCCGCCAGCTCGGCAACGTCACGCGCGAAGAGGTCGTGCCGCGGGTTCGAGACGGGTATGAGCAATACGTGCGCCCCGCCGCGCACCAGGCGCGCCGCACCGTCGAGAACACGGCCGGCGGCGTCCTCGGATCGCTGCTGTCGATCGGCGACATCGCCCAGGATGCGCGTGTGCGCCGCACGGTCGGCCGTGTGGCCCCGAAGGCTCTGCCGCCGCAGAAGAAGAAGCGCGGCTTCGGCACCTACCTCGCGATCGGCGCCGGCGTGGCCGCGGCGGCCGCGGTGGTCTACGCGGTCTGGCAGACGTTCCGCGCCGACGACGAGCTCTGGGTCGCCGACGACGAGCCGGGCTCGAACCCCGAAGGCTGA
- a CDS encoding peptidylprolyl isomerase encodes MAHPTAVATITTNLGPIKVDLYGNQAPKTVRNFVGLATGDIEWTHPATGDKKNEPLYDGVVFHRIIPGFMIQGGDPLGQGIGGPGYQFDDEISPELDFTEPYVLAMANAGIQMGRGTNGSQFFITVGPTTWLQGKHSIFGKVTDAASQAVVDKIASVPTDGRDRPLDDVVIEHIAVEEV; translated from the coding sequence ATGGCACACCCCACCGCTGTCGCGACCATCACCACGAACCTCGGGCCGATCAAGGTCGACCTCTACGGCAACCAGGCACCCAAGACCGTCCGCAACTTCGTCGGCCTGGCCACGGGCGACATCGAGTGGACGCACCCGGCCACCGGCGACAAGAAGAACGAACCGCTCTACGACGGCGTCGTCTTCCACCGCATCATCCCCGGCTTCATGATCCAGGGCGGCGACCCGCTCGGCCAGGGCATCGGCGGCCCCGGCTACCAGTTCGACGACGAGATCAGCCCCGAGCTCGACTTCACCGAGCCCTACGTGCTCGCCATGGCCAACGCCGGCATCCAGATGGGCCGCGGTACCAACGGCTCGCAGTTCTTCATCACCGTCGGCCCGACCACGTGGCTGCAGGGCAAGCACTCCATCTTCGGCAAGGTCACCGACGCCGCCAGCCAGGCCGTCGTGGACAAGATCGCGAGCGTGCCGACCGACGGCCGCGACCGTCCGCTCGACGACGTCGTGATCGAGCACATCGCCGTCGAAGAGGTCTAA